One Sodalinema gerasimenkoae IPPAS B-353 DNA segment encodes these proteins:
- a CDS encoding lmo0937 family membrane protein: protein MVNTIWTIIAVLVILWALGFSVNLGGGLIHLLLVLALIGIIYNVITGRRL, encoded by the coding sequence ATGGTCAACACAATTTGGACAATCATTGCCGTCCTCGTCATCCTCTGGGCGCTCGGCTTTTCCGTTAACCTCGGGGGTGGGTTAATCCACCTGCTGCTGGTACTGGCCCTCATCGGCATTATTTACAATGTGATCACTGGGCGTCGTCTCTAG
- a CDS encoding CsbD family protein: protein MGLDEKAKAAAKNLEGKAQEAAGKMADNKEAQAKGKAKQVEAEARQAAENVKDGVKDAID from the coding sequence ATGGGTTTAGATGAGAAAGCAAAAGCAGCCGCTAAAAATCTTGAGGGCAAAGCTCAAGAAGCCGCTGGCAAAATGGCTGACAACAAAGAAGCTCAGGCTAAAGGAAAAGCCAAGCAAGTTGAAGCCGAAGCGCGTCAAGCTGCTGAGAATGTGAAAGATGGCGTCAAGGATGCGATCGATTAA
- a CDS encoding YlxR family protein — protein MKPNIRRCISCGKVAHKAAFWRIVRVHPSHQLQLDRGMGRSAYICPQADCLKTAQKKNRLGRTLRAPVPPSVYDSLWQRLAQNDHRTVNT, from the coding sequence ATGAAACCTAACATTCGACGGTGTATCAGTTGTGGCAAGGTGGCCCATAAGGCTGCCTTCTGGCGCATCGTCCGAGTCCATCCATCCCATCAGCTACAATTAGATCGAGGGATGGGGCGGTCGGCCTACATCTGTCCCCAAGCCGACTGTCTAAAAACCGCCCAAAAAAAGAACCGACTCGGACGCACCCTTAGAGCACCTGTACCGCCATCGGTCTACGATAGCTTGTGGCAGCGTCTTGCTCAGAATGACCACCGAACGGTTAACACCTAG
- a CDS encoding M3 family oligoendopeptidase, translated as MVQTPIQTLSEAQEWDLSDLYQGFDDPQLEDDLQELDRRAQAFRSHYRGKLADCSPSEVAIALQDLEAIHQKSGYLYAFPSLKFSADTRDSQAQQFEDKVMEALTQIENQLLFFELELQALNESQFAQLQDADALSNYCHYLQRIAEFRPHCLPEAVEQTRNQDVLTGREAFIKLRSVHLGEQDYDPVTIPEGKTVDSEAELSSLLFQGDAETRLNAYQSVRRVLKHHNSLYGYILNTVSQDRRIESQMRGYPSTLHQQLLIDEVSEPVFRAIMEGMKSRYDLFQRYYRLKGQALNRKIRICDTYAPWTTDPTPPIDYQTGVTTLLDALEQFDVNYARRAEEFFLNNWVDAKVRPGKRGGAFCAYFHGKHSYLLLSYTEDYSSLFTLAHEMGHGLHFDWIDRKQSYFNSNPPLVLAEVASTFNELLLLDRLLDQAGDDAALRQALITRQLEDQLSLLFRQSTISRLELDIHERAQQGSFDASFVNEAWMNLYGELCGDAVDLLEEHQYDWARIGHIFFKPFYCYQYTASTLVSLACYQKYLEVGPEFVPGYLELLASGSQWNQVEALRHFVDVDLEDETTIHNALLYVEGLVNQLEATL; from the coding sequence TTGGTTCAGACCCCAATTCAGACCCTCAGCGAGGCCCAAGAATGGGACCTCAGCGACCTCTATCAAGGCTTTGATGACCCCCAACTCGAGGATGACTTACAGGAGTTAGACCGCCGCGCCCAAGCCTTTCGCAGCCACTATCGTGGCAAGTTAGCCGATTGTAGCCCTTCCGAGGTGGCGATCGCCCTGCAAGACCTCGAAGCCATTCACCAGAAATCCGGCTATCTCTACGCCTTCCCCTCCCTCAAATTCTCCGCCGACACCCGCGACAGCCAGGCGCAACAGTTTGAGGATAAGGTCATGGAAGCCCTCACCCAGATTGAAAACCAACTGCTCTTTTTCGAGTTGGAACTCCAGGCCCTCAACGAGTCTCAATTCGCCCAACTGCAAGACGCAGACGCTCTGAGCAATTATTGCCATTATTTACAGCGAATTGCCGAGTTTCGCCCCCACTGTCTCCCCGAAGCCGTCGAACAAACCCGCAATCAAGATGTTCTCACCGGACGGGAGGCCTTTATCAAACTGCGTTCGGTACATCTCGGGGAACAAGACTATGACCCCGTCACTATCCCCGAGGGCAAAACCGTCGACAGTGAAGCAGAACTAAGTTCCCTGCTATTCCAAGGAGATGCCGAAACGCGCCTCAACGCCTATCAGTCCGTGCGTCGCGTCCTCAAGCACCATAACTCCCTCTACGGCTATATCCTCAACACCGTCTCCCAAGACCGACGGATTGAAAGTCAGATGCGAGGCTATCCCTCCACCCTGCATCAACAACTGCTCATCGACGAAGTCTCCGAACCGGTGTTTCGAGCCATCATGGAGGGGATGAAGTCACGCTATGACCTCTTCCAGCGTTATTATCGCCTCAAGGGCCAGGCCCTCAACCGCAAGATTCGCATTTGTGACACCTACGCACCCTGGACTACAGACCCCACCCCTCCCATCGACTATCAAACTGGCGTCACCACCCTCCTCGATGCCTTAGAACAGTTTGATGTTAACTATGCACGACGGGCCGAGGAGTTTTTCTTAAATAACTGGGTCGATGCCAAAGTTCGCCCCGGAAAACGCGGGGGCGCCTTCTGTGCCTACTTCCACGGGAAACACAGCTATTTGTTACTCTCCTACACCGAGGACTATAGTTCCCTGTTCACGCTGGCCCATGAGATGGGCCATGGCTTGCATTTTGATTGGATTGACCGCAAACAGTCCTATTTCAATAGCAACCCGCCTCTGGTCTTGGCGGAAGTGGCCTCGACGTTTAATGAGTTGCTGTTATTAGACCGTCTCCTAGACCAAGCTGGGGATGATGCGGCCTTGCGTCAGGCGTTGATTACCCGTCAGTTGGAAGACCAACTCAGTTTGTTGTTCCGCCAAAGTACCATCAGCCGCCTGGAGTTAGACATTCATGAACGGGCCCAACAGGGAAGCTTTGACGCCAGCTTTGTCAACGAAGCTTGGATGAACCTCTATGGGGAACTCTGCGGTGATGCGGTAGACCTGTTAGAGGAGCATCAATACGATTGGGCCCGCATCGGTCACATTTTCTTCAAACCCTTTTATTGCTACCAATACACCGCTTCAACCTTGGTCAGTCTCGCCTGTTATCAGAAATATCTGGAGGTGGGGCCTGAGTTTGTCCCTGGCTATCTGGAACTCTTGGCCTCAGGGAGTCAGTGGAATCAGGTTGAGGCGTTACGTCACTTTGTAGATGTGGATTTAGAGGATGAGACTACGATTCATAACGCCCTCTTGTATGTGGAGGGGTTAGTCAATCAACTCGAAGCCACTCTTTAG
- the infB gene encoding translation initiation factor IF-2 — protein sequence MNNGKVRLYDLSRELNVDNKQVLAFCDQLDIAYKSHSSTITEADAARIRQEAENAPAVSEPARPSGSGPNTHRTKHKILKIEHRSPNAKPAVQGSDPDMTGDNRANSDSTSSNLDSPELVDKPVRPKSPSPAKPQPPNSTPVEATSPETPVSPQAPSHDDTRDDSRDDIDSAPVNPVSEAKTTEAESKAEPETKPEEVPQLIGPPPRPQPRAKKHKGRDKPTVERPTIAKDKPSSAPRTPAPTKDKDVDSPRPVSSSPQKPSRPAARDEQEPVSAGSPSRPEPKRPVPKLKRPPELVRLNAKTEEVEPEPPENEPLAVEPEDDTDDTEQLTLKRPKLPRKAKTKKRRTTEEDPVESLEAANKANKPKRRVRPIDDDDEDFEADLNTDSNDAMEVSLSIARPPKATKSKSESRPSTQQRRKPAPQQRGSGDSGGGSSSSSRNRRDRRERANKVERPELVEIRDNLTVRELADLLLVPETEIVKRLFMQGIAVNVTQTLDVPTATMVAEELDVLVETPEKEQEARKVTDMIDATDLDSLQRRPPVVTIMGHVDHGKTTLLDSIRKTKVAQGEAGGITQHTGAYHVDVEHEGVMHQIVFLDTPGHEAFTAMRARGARVTDIAILVVAADDGVQPQTIEAISHARAAGVPLVVAVNKMDKEQANPDRVKQELMEHGLVPEEWGGDTVMVPVSAITGDNLDTLLEMIILVSEVEELSANPDRPARGTVIEAHLDKARGSVATLLVQNGTLRVGDTLVAGSVFAKVRAMIDDRGNRVDAAKPSFAVEVLGMNDVPEAGDEFEVFTNEKEARSEADRRKDEFRQSRLQQTMASRRVTLSSLSARASEGELKELNLVLKTDVQGSLEAILGSLEQLPQDEVQLRVLYAAPGEIAETDIDLAAASDAVILGFNTTLASGARQAAEREGVDVRDYSVIYNLLDDIQGAMEGLLDPEMVEEELGQAQVRAIFPSGRGQVAGCYVLSGQLVRNAKVRILRNDKVVHENVLDSLRRMREDVRDVKSGYECGLGIDRFSDWQEGDIVYCYRMTSKRRTLASR from the coding sequence ATGAACAACGGCAAAGTGAGACTGTACGACTTATCTCGGGAACTAAACGTTGACAACAAACAGGTTCTAGCATTTTGCGATCAACTTGACATTGCTTACAAGAGCCACAGCAGTACAATTACTGAAGCTGATGCCGCCCGCATCCGCCAAGAAGCAGAAAATGCGCCGGCAGTTTCTGAACCCGCCCGTCCATCCGGGTCTGGCCCAAATACCCATCGAACGAAACACAAAATCTTGAAGATTGAACATCGATCGCCTAACGCGAAACCTGCTGTTCAAGGAAGTGACCCTGACATGACCGGGGACAACCGTGCCAACTCTGACAGCACTTCCTCCAACCTGGACTCACCCGAATTGGTTGACAAGCCTGTGCGACCTAAATCTCCTTCTCCCGCTAAACCCCAACCTCCTAACAGTACTCCGGTGGAGGCGACTAGCCCTGAAACACCGGTCTCTCCACAAGCCCCAAGTCACGATGATACTCGTGATGATAGTCGCGATGACATTGACTCGGCACCCGTGAATCCGGTTAGTGAAGCGAAAACCACAGAAGCCGAGTCTAAAGCAGAGCCAGAGACGAAACCAGAGGAGGTTCCTCAACTCATCGGCCCGCCGCCCCGGCCCCAGCCTCGGGCGAAGAAACATAAAGGGCGGGACAAACCCACCGTTGAACGGCCCACGATCGCCAAAGATAAGCCCAGTTCAGCACCTCGTACCCCAGCCCCAACCAAGGACAAGGATGTAGACAGCCCTCGTCCGGTTAGCAGTAGTCCCCAGAAACCCAGCCGTCCGGCGGCGCGGGATGAACAGGAACCCGTTAGTGCGGGGTCTCCCTCACGGCCAGAGCCGAAGCGCCCTGTGCCCAAACTCAAACGGCCCCCTGAGCTGGTACGTCTCAATGCTAAAACCGAGGAAGTCGAACCCGAACCCCCAGAGAATGAGCCATTAGCCGTTGAACCCGAAGACGATACCGACGATACGGAGCAACTGACTCTCAAACGGCCGAAGTTACCTCGTAAAGCTAAAACCAAGAAACGTCGCACCACCGAAGAAGATCCGGTGGAAAGCCTGGAAGCGGCCAACAAAGCCAACAAGCCCAAGCGGCGTGTCCGTCCCATTGATGATGATGATGAGGACTTCGAGGCGGATCTGAATACGGATAGCAACGATGCGATGGAAGTGAGTCTGTCCATTGCTCGGCCTCCCAAGGCCACGAAATCCAAATCCGAGAGCCGTCCCTCGACTCAACAGCGCCGTAAACCCGCTCCCCAACAACGGGGTAGTGGTGACAGTGGTGGAGGGTCCTCCTCCTCAAGTCGCAACCGTCGCGATCGCCGCGAACGGGCCAACAAAGTCGAACGACCCGAACTCGTGGAAATCCGCGACAACCTCACGGTTCGCGAATTGGCAGATCTGCTCCTAGTCCCCGAAACGGAAATCGTCAAACGCCTGTTTATGCAGGGAATTGCGGTGAACGTCACCCAAACCCTCGACGTGCCCACGGCGACCATGGTGGCCGAGGAACTCGATGTCTTGGTCGAAACCCCTGAAAAAGAACAGGAAGCCCGCAAGGTTACCGACATGATCGACGCGACGGACTTAGATAGTCTGCAACGTCGTCCGCCGGTCGTGACCATTATGGGTCACGTTGACCATGGGAAAACTACCCTCCTCGACTCGATTCGCAAAACTAAAGTGGCTCAGGGCGAGGCTGGGGGCATTACCCAGCACACCGGCGCCTATCACGTCGATGTGGAACATGAAGGGGTGATGCACCAGATCGTCTTCCTGGACACTCCTGGTCACGAAGCCTTTACGGCAATGCGGGCCCGAGGCGCGCGGGTCACGGACATCGCCATTTTGGTGGTGGCGGCCGATGATGGGGTACAACCCCAAACCATTGAGGCTATCAGTCACGCCAGAGCGGCGGGAGTGCCCTTAGTGGTGGCCGTCAACAAAATGGACAAAGAACAGGCTAACCCCGATCGCGTCAAACAAGAACTGATGGAACATGGCTTAGTTCCTGAAGAATGGGGTGGCGACACGGTTATGGTTCCCGTGAGTGCCATTACTGGTGACAATCTCGATACCTTACTCGAGATGATCATTCTCGTCTCGGAAGTGGAGGAACTCTCCGCCAATCCCGATCGCCCTGCCCGAGGAACGGTCATCGAGGCCCACTTGGACAAAGCTCGCGGTTCTGTGGCCACCCTCCTGGTGCAAAATGGAACCCTGCGCGTCGGCGATACCCTCGTGGCAGGCTCCGTGTTTGCTAAAGTGCGGGCCATGATCGACGATCGCGGTAACCGAGTGGATGCAGCCAAACCCTCCTTTGCGGTGGAAGTACTGGGGATGAACGATGTCCCAGAAGCCGGGGATGAGTTTGAAGTCTTCACCAACGAGAAAGAAGCGCGCAGTGAAGCGGACCGCCGTAAGGATGAATTCCGTCAGTCTCGCCTACAACAGACCATGGCCTCGCGCCGGGTCACCCTCAGCAGCCTCTCGGCTCGCGCCAGCGAAGGGGAACTCAAGGAACTTAACCTGGTTCTCAAAACCGATGTACAGGGGTCATTGGAGGCGATTCTCGGGTCTCTTGAACAGTTACCCCAAGATGAGGTCCAATTACGGGTTCTCTATGCCGCTCCCGGTGAAATCGCCGAAACGGATATTGACCTGGCCGCTGCTTCCGATGCGGTGATTCTGGGCTTCAACACCACCCTCGCCAGTGGCGCTCGTCAAGCCGCTGAACGCGAAGGTGTCGATGTCCGGGATTACAGCGTCATCTATAACCTCTTGGATGATATTCAAGGGGCTATGGAAGGTCTGCTCGACCCCGAGATGGTGGAAGAAGAACTCGGACAGGCCCAAGTTCGCGCCATCTTCCCTTCGGGACGGGGTCAAGTGGCCGGTTGTTATGTCCTCTCGGGACAACTGGTGCGGAACGCGAAGGTGCGTATCTTACGCAATGACAAGGTCGTTCATGAGAATGTCCTCGATTCCCTGCGTCGGATGCGCGAAGATGTCCGGGACGTTAAGTCTGGCTATGAGTGCGGTCTAGGCATTGATCGCTTCTCCGATTGGCAAGAAGGCGATATCGTCTATTGCTATCGTATGACCTCGAAACGTCGGACCTTGGCCTCTCGTTAA
- a CDS encoding CsbD family protein, with the protein MISFRKIAQVVWSAGLVTAIAMTLNLGFAHDAAWAAPSTHAASTDIAWGFSNNAEATAKDVEGKVQESLGNVSGDPKDQIMGKAKQAEGQVRNAAEDVKTSIKDNVGLEGRAKAVQKNVEGKLQETTGHVTDTPADQAMGKAKQAESQVRNAAEDVKSAAQDLFN; encoded by the coding sequence ATGATTTCATTTCGCAAAATCGCTCAGGTTGTATGGTCTGCTGGACTCGTGACGGCGATCGCAATGACCCTCAACCTCGGGTTCGCTCACGACGCCGCCTGGGCAGCTCCCTCAACCCATGCCGCCTCCACTGATATTGCCTGGGGCTTCAGTAACAACGCCGAGGCGACCGCCAAAGACGTTGAAGGCAAGGTTCAAGAGTCCCTGGGGAATGTCAGCGGCGACCCCAAAGACCAAATCATGGGCAAAGCCAAACAAGCTGAAGGCCAAGTTCGCAATGCGGCTGAAGATGTCAAAACCAGCATTAAAGATAACGTTGGTCTAGAAGGACGGGCCAAAGCTGTCCAGAAGAATGTAGAGGGCAAGCTTCAGGAAACCACAGGCCACGTTACCGATACCCCGGCAGACCAAGCTATGGGCAAGGCTAAGCAGGCAGAAAGCCAGGTGCGCAATGCGGCTGAAGATGTCAAATCTGCTGCCCAAGACCTGTTCAACTAA